The proteins below are encoded in one region of Ferroplasma acidiphilum:
- the carB gene encoding carbamoyl-phosphate synthase (glutamine-hydrolyzing) large subunit → MNSDIKCTLVIGSGPIVIGQAAEFDYSGSQACLALKEEGIKTVLLNSNPATIQTDREIADRVYIEPVDPESVIEIIKKEKIDSILPSTGGQVGLNLVILLERLGILSSYNIKVLGTPVTSIEIAEDRKKFFNLMKKIGEPVIESYTLTKNDYRDLMPGIKKYPLILRTGFSLGGSGGVIIKNVKELSDYCDDYFSVHDDMVELDESLLGLKEIEYEMMRDNNGNCISICNMENLDPMGVHTGESIVTTPSLTLSNDSYQKLRTSAIHVVNEIGVIGSCNIQFALDQEKDEYYIVEVNPRTSRSSALASKASGYPIARVSTKIAVGYNLNEIKNPVTKNTYAAFEPSMDYITVKIPRWPFDKFSVKREIGIEMKSIGEAMGIGRIFEEALMKAISSLDIKQSIPMRLFTSPEKTIELMKVPNDLRLFAIFDGLFQGIGVDKISELSGYDKFFIVKIKNIVDAMETIKRGVIPENMENLKMLGISDETISYYTGIPQTEIIKYRIEKKIVPVYKNIDTCSGEFNADTTYLYSAYDTHNDNRISNKKKVIVIGSGPNRISQGVEFDYGAVKSILSLRSMGYEAIMVNSNPETVSTDFDISDKLYFEPVTLEHISNIASAEKPEGIIIQFSGQTGQNMASGISEIFNNIILGTKPEDIYRIEERTIFSKTLRSLGIKQPDFIEASNINELEEKIKGISLPVIIRSSFIIGGRAMDIIYDYDILVSRVRELFIERPGSPVLVSSYLKNATEIDVDFISSAEKSIIAGISVHIEEAGTHSGDATMVLGPGVVDSDTLEQLKEIVEKMRQNFNLSGLSNLQLAIKGSEIYVIELNARSSRSVPFVSKATGINWIDSGVKAMLGIEPELKYSEPASFFIKVPVFPFKRFRDMDVILGPEMKSTGEAMCCGKTFQEAMSKVIRIMKRDFKLNSVIITVNDADKNEAIKIGRKLAAKNVKIYATPGTYNAMKDAGVKSNVVYRVKDLRSPGISEIIKNEDISMIINTPSESYGSIRDGFSIRNLGIKKDIPLITNIRFASELVDSILHEKKAQVMELTEYY, encoded by the coding sequence ATGAATTCAGACATAAAATGCACACTGGTTATAGGTTCAGGCCCAATAGTAATAGGCCAGGCTGCAGAATTTGATTATTCAGGATCTCAGGCCTGCCTGGCATTGAAGGAAGAGGGAATAAAGACAGTACTCCTCAATTCAAATCCTGCAACTATACAGACAGACAGAGAAATAGCTGACAGGGTATACATAGAGCCGGTAGACCCGGAAAGTGTGATAGAAATTATCAAAAAAGAAAAAATAGATTCTATACTTCCTTCAACCGGTGGGCAGGTCGGGTTAAACCTTGTTATCCTGCTTGAGAGGCTTGGAATACTTTCCTCATACAATATCAAGGTGCTTGGAACACCTGTAACATCAATAGAAATTGCAGAAGATCGGAAAAAATTCTTTAACCTGATGAAAAAAATTGGGGAGCCTGTAATAGAATCATATACACTCACAAAAAATGATTACAGGGATTTAATGCCTGGCATTAAAAAATATCCATTAATATTGCGCACGGGATTCTCACTGGGCGGATCAGGCGGCGTCATAATTAAGAATGTGAAGGAGTTGAGCGATTACTGTGATGATTATTTTTCAGTTCATGATGATATGGTAGAGCTTGACGAGTCGTTACTTGGCCTTAAGGAAATAGAGTACGAAATGATGCGTGACAATAATGGAAACTGCATTTCAATATGCAACATGGAGAATCTTGACCCCATGGGAGTACATACCGGTGAAAGCATAGTAACAACGCCATCACTCACATTGAGCAATGATAGTTACCAGAAATTAAGGACATCTGCTATCCATGTTGTCAATGAAATTGGTGTTATTGGATCCTGCAACATACAGTTTGCCCTTGACCAGGAGAAAGATGAGTATTACATTGTTGAAGTAAACCCGAGAACATCAAGATCCTCTGCACTCGCATCCAAAGCATCGGGATATCCAATAGCCAGGGTATCAACTAAAATTGCAGTAGGATATAACTTAAATGAGATAAAAAATCCTGTAACCAAAAACACATATGCTGCATTTGAACCATCAATGGATTACATAACTGTTAAAATTCCAAGGTGGCCATTCGACAAATTCTCAGTAAAGAGAGAGATAGGAATTGAAATGAAATCCATTGGGGAAGCAATGGGCATTGGCAGAATATTCGAAGAGGCTTTGATGAAAGCCATATCTTCGCTGGACATTAAACAATCTATACCCATGAGGTTATTTACATCTCCGGAAAAGACAATAGAACTGATGAAAGTGCCAAATGACCTGAGGTTATTTGCCATATTTGATGGATTATTCCAGGGCATAGGTGTGGATAAAATTTCAGAATTGTCAGGGTATGATAAATTTTTCATAGTGAAAATAAAAAATATTGTAGATGCCATGGAAACAATAAAAAGGGGTGTAATCCCTGAAAATATGGAGAATCTAAAAATGCTTGGAATTTCAGATGAAACTATTTCATATTATACCGGCATTCCACAAACTGAAATAATAAAATATAGAATTGAAAAAAAGATTGTTCCTGTATACAAAAATATAGATACATGCTCCGGTGAGTTTAATGCTGATACCACCTACCTCTATTCAGCCTATGATACACATAATGACAACAGAATAAGCAATAAAAAGAAAGTTATAGTCATAGGTTCTGGCCCTAACAGGATATCTCAGGGAGTTGAATTTGACTATGGTGCCGTTAAATCTATACTGTCATTGCGTTCAATGGGATACGAAGCTATAATGGTTAACAGCAATCCTGAAACTGTATCAACGGATTTTGATATATCTGATAAACTTTATTTTGAACCTGTTACCCTGGAACATATTTCTAATATTGCCAGTGCAGAAAAACCTGAGGGAATTATTATTCAGTTTTCAGGCCAGACCGGGCAGAATATGGCATCCGGAATATCGGAAATATTTAACAACATAATTCTGGGAACTAAGCCGGAAGATATATACAGAATAGAAGAACGTACGATATTCTCAAAGACCTTAAGGAGCCTTGGCATAAAACAACCAGATTTCATTGAAGCTTCAAATATTAATGAGCTGGAAGAAAAAATCAAGGGCATTAGCCTTCCTGTAATCATAAGGTCAAGTTTTATTATAGGTGGGAGGGCTATGGATATAATATACGACTATGATATTCTGGTTAGCCGTGTCAGGGAATTATTTATTGAACGCCCGGGCTCACCTGTCCTTGTAAGCAGTTATCTAAAAAATGCAACCGAAATTGATGTTGATTTTATTTCCTCAGCTGAGAAATCTATAATAGCGGGTATTTCTGTACACATAGAAGAAGCTGGAACACATTCCGGAGATGCGACAATGGTACTTGGCCCCGGTGTAGTGGATTCTGATACGCTGGAACAGCTCAAAGAAATAGTTGAAAAGATGAGGCAAAATTTTAACCTTTCAGGGTTATCCAATCTCCAGCTGGCAATAAAGGGCAGTGAAATATATGTTATCGAACTCAATGCAAGATCTTCAAGGTCTGTTCCATTCGTATCCAAGGCAACGGGAATTAACTGGATAGATTCTGGTGTAAAGGCCATGCTTGGAATTGAGCCGGAACTGAAATACTCTGAACCGGCATCATTCTTTATAAAAGTGCCTGTATTTCCATTCAAAAGGTTCAGGGATATGGATGTCATCCTCGGCCCGGAAATGAAATCTACCGGTGAGGCAATGTGTTGCGGAAAAACTTTCCAGGAGGCTATGTCCAAGGTAATAAGAATCATGAAAAGGGATTTTAAATTAAACTCTGTAATTATTACAGTAAATGATGCAGACAAGAATGAAGCCATAAAAATAGGCAGAAAACTCGCCGCAAAGAATGTTAAAATATATGCAACACCCGGTACATATAATGCCATGAAGGATGCAGGAGTAAAATCAAATGTTGTTTACAGGGTCAAAGATTTAAGGTCACCGGGAATCAGCGAAATAATAAAAAATGAAGATATATCAATGATAATCAATACGCCTTCAGAATCATATGGCTCTATAAGGGATGGGTTCTCAATCAGAAACCTCGGAATCAAGAAAGATATTCCGCTCATAACAAATATCAGGTTTGCATCCGAACTTGTAGATTCCATTTTACATGAAAAAAAGGCACAGGTAATGGAATTGACAGAATATTATTGA
- a CDS encoding DUF3834 domain-containing protein, which produces MKVIAAPGPVCYPLVAAMMERKDIDIEFKKSSEIGNDKPDVVLDSTVSLVKSGLPIDYVTINGLSRVAPKLGYKVGMTRKGGAADILFRAYVGESKKDVEIEYFENMSDLMGALNSNKVDTVVVPAIDNSGVSIEEYMKKINVNIPGSCGATVYNNEKEFVDAYNLGIKLLKEKPEEAAKFVVEHLPMQFPVEFVANTMKNSNLNVHKPENYDVFVNLVKKYSSQ; this is translated from the coding sequence ATGAAAGTTATAGCAGCACCTGGACCGGTTTGCTACCCTCTGGTAGCAGCAATGATGGAACGTAAAGATATCGATATAGAATTCAAAAAATCTTCAGAAATAGGCAATGATAAGCCTGATGTTGTTCTGGATTCAACTGTCTCTCTCGTGAAGAGTGGATTGCCAATAGACTATGTAACCATAAATGGGCTATCAAGGGTTGCCCCTAAACTTGGATATAAGGTAGGGATGACCAGAAAGGGTGGAGCCGCTGATATTCTCTTCCGTGCATACGTTGGTGAATCCAAAAAGGATGTGGAAATAGAATATTTTGAAAATATGAGTGACCTGATGGGAGCACTGAATTCCAATAAGGTAGATACCGTAGTCGTGCCCGCTATTGATAATTCAGGCGTGAGCATAGAAGAATACATGAAGAAGATAAATGTAAATATCCCGGGAAGTTGCGGAGCAACTGTATACAATAACGAGAAGGAATTTGTTGATGCGTATAATCTGGGCATTAAACTATTAAAAGAAAAGCCCGAAGAGGCAGCAAAATTTGTTGTGGAACATTTACCCATGCAATTCCCTGTGGAATTCGTAGCTAACACTATGAAAAACTCTAATTTAAATGTCCACAAACCGGAAAATTATGACGTTTTTGTAAATTTAGTTAAAAAATATTCTTCCCAGTGA
- the purE gene encoding 5-(carboxyamino)imidazole ribonucleotide mutase: protein MMKVAVIMGSRSDFPVMQDAVNELKNFGIEVEYRIVSAHRTPEFMLEYASNAINNHIEVIIAGAGGAAHLPGMVASMTTLPVIGVPVQSKALNGIDSLLSIVQMPPGVPVATVSINGARNAALLAVRILSIKYPKIKEMLQAFIDNQRDTVLGDKL from the coding sequence ATCATGAAAGTTGCAGTTATAATGGGAAGCAGGTCAGATTTTCCCGTAATGCAGGACGCAGTTAATGAGTTAAAAAATTTTGGCATTGAAGTGGAATACAGGATTGTATCCGCACACAGGACGCCGGAATTTATGCTGGAATATGCCAGTAATGCCATAAATAATCATATAGAAGTTATTATAGCTGGAGCAGGCGGAGCTGCACATTTGCCAGGCATGGTGGCTTCAATGACAACGTTGCCAGTTATCGGGGTTCCGGTGCAATCAAAGGCATTGAACGGCATTGATTCTCTTCTCTCAATAGTGCAGATGCCCCCAGGAGTTCCTGTAGCTACAGTGTCCATCAATGGAGCGAGGAACGCTGCCCTCCTTGCAGTAAGGATTCTTTCAATAAAATATCCTAAAATAAAGGAAATGCTGCAGGCATTTATAGACAACCAGCGGGATACAGTTTTAGGTGATAAACTATGA
- a CDS encoding endonuclease III domain-containing protein, giving the protein MKIREVSPEHHFEFTDSPFWILITTILSHRTKDIVTDQAARSLYNKYHDSVGLENADPADVKAIIKYVGFSNVKSLRIIEIARIINHEYGGKVPDTHDELVKLPGTGSKTANIVLTQGFNIPAIAVDTHVFRVSNRIGLVHTKNPDETEEALKSIVPLEYQVEFNPVMVEFGKNICKPVSPRCNICPVSDCCDYFAQKNTGDTAIKSKK; this is encoded by the coding sequence ATGAAAATCAGGGAGGTATCACCGGAACACCATTTTGAATTTACAGATTCACCGTTCTGGATACTTATAACAACTATACTTTCACACAGGACAAAGGATATTGTAACAGATCAGGCTGCGCGGTCCTTATATAATAAATACCATGATTCTGTGGGACTCGAAAACGCCGATCCTGCGGATGTAAAAGCCATTATAAAATATGTGGGGTTCAGCAATGTGAAATCACTGAGGATTATAGAGATTGCCAGAATAATTAACCATGAATATGGTGGAAAAGTGCCTGATACCCATGATGAGCTTGTGAAACTTCCGGGCACAGGAAGTAAAACTGCAAATATAGTGTTAACCCAGGGATTCAATATTCCAGCTATTGCAGTAGATACACACGTTTTCAGGGTGTCAAACAGAATCGGATTGGTACATACAAAGAATCCGGATGAAACGGAAGAGGCATTGAAAAGCATAGTGCCTCTTGAGTACCAGGTAGAATTTAATCCTGTTATGGTAGAATTTGGCAAAAATATCTGCAAACCCGTATCACCACGATGCAATATATGCCCGGTATCAGATTGCTGTGATTATTTTGCCCAGAAAAATACCGGCGATACCGCAATAAAATCTAAAAAATAG
- a CDS encoding nucleotidyltransferase domain-containing protein, with amino-acid sequence MQRKYLNSAAKTFEINYPFIFEKLIEYGNNSIKKGSLLTILIGSLARGDCTPFSDADVIIITDSTRSEIEFMDPHMPIDIEPRVFTIN; translated from the coding sequence ATGCAAAGGAAATATTTGAATTCTGCAGCAAAAACATTCGAGATTAATTATCCCTTTATCTTTGAAAAACTCATTGAATATGGAAATAATTCAATCAAAAAAGGTTCATTGCTGACTATATTGATTGGTTCCCTGGCCAGAGGAGATTGTACTCCATTTTCAGATGCCGATGTTATAATAATTACAGATTCAACCAGAAGTGAAATAGAATTCATGGACCCTCATATGCCAATTGATATAGAACCGCGTGTTTTCACAATAAATTAG
- the carA gene encoding glutamine-hydrolyzing carbamoyl-phosphate synthase small subunit, whose amino-acid sequence MKRYLLLEDGTTYEGTGYGYEGETNGEIVFTTSMSGYLETITDPSYAGEILIFAFPEIANYPLNLEHMESSKVQVAGIITKDAHAIFSGGESGTGFNEFLKQNMVPAIDGIDTRSLVEKIRESGAIKGYIRNKNEFPDKFEDTMDLDLVSRVSIKKYKYYNSGHKKEILFIDVGTKNSLIKRLSETASLHIVPYNYDFFNIKFHYDAIFIPNGPGNPDHSSLEPLRAFIREKSSSMPVMGVCLGNQLIALSMGGKTEKMKYGHRGINHAVLIGNRVYITSHNHGYAVNGDSLKGTCMEICGTDINDGTVEMIKHRELPVFSVQFHPEAYPGPYDSTWFFNDIKTTLGEKI is encoded by the coding sequence ATGAAAAGATATTTATTACTGGAGGACGGCACAACTTATGAAGGCACTGGTTATGGCTATGAGGGCGAGACAAACGGTGAAATAGTTTTTACAACTTCAATGTCCGGTTATCTGGAAACTATTACCGATCCATCATATGCCGGTGAAATACTAATTTTTGCCTTTCCGGAAATTGCAAATTACCCCTTAAATCTGGAACATATGGAATCCAGTAAGGTGCAGGTTGCAGGAATTATTACAAAGGATGCACATGCTATTTTCTCCGGCGGAGAATCTGGAACAGGATTCAATGAGTTTTTAAAGCAAAACATGGTACCCGCAATAGACGGGATAGATACAAGGTCACTGGTAGAGAAGATAAGGGAATCTGGCGCAATTAAGGGTTATATAAGAAACAAAAATGAATTTCCGGATAAATTTGAAGATACCATGGATCTGGACCTGGTTTCCAGGGTATCAATTAAAAAGTATAAGTATTACAATTCAGGGCATAAAAAAGAGATACTCTTCATAGATGTTGGAACAAAAAATAGCCTTATTAAGAGGCTAAGTGAAACAGCTTCCCTGCACATAGTTCCATATAACTATGATTTCTTTAACATTAAATTCCACTATGATGCAATTTTTATACCCAATGGTCCGGGAAACCCGGATCACAGTTCTTTAGAGCCATTAAGGGCATTCATAAGGGAGAAGAGCAGCAGCATGCCTGTAATGGGTGTGTGCCTTGGGAATCAGCTTATAGCACTTTCTATGGGTGGCAAAACAGAGAAAATGAAATACGGGCACAGGGGAATCAACCATGCTGTGCTCATAGGAAACAGGGTTTACATTACATCACATAACCATGGATATGCAGTTAATGGAGATTCCCTGAAGGGCACATGCATGGAAATCTGTGGCACCGATATCAATGATGGTACGGTTGAAATGATAAAGCACAGGGAACTCCCGGTATTTTCTGTCCAGTTTCATCCCGAAGCATACCCGGGGCCCTACGATAGTACATGGTTTTTCAATGATATTAAAACAACTCTAGGTGAAAAAATATGA
- a CDS encoding transposase, whose protein sequence is MEEWVKDVLQEEKRKRKIPLEVKRLNGNYYLYHSTTKYDKEKHGARKVSDYIGRITENGIVSNDNSRSVYEYGNSELIYSVSKDIIKLLKKYFPDTWESIYAMSVVRLISYTPMKSIKERWDKLYMSRYINAHVSPNTLTDLLIETGSDISSQYDLFNDLMHDSMKLAFDLSSIFSRSENINMAEKGHNHEHEYIPQINIAMVFDLDYYKPVFLKSLDGSVRDIKSLRKVLEEINFNGVLVMDRGFASYSLADEINNKFIMPLRRNNKIIDYNAIFKSSFMYRDRGILCTSYKYGKYYVYIFQDQLLMSEEANTFISLIADNKKSQDDYNSASKVFGKIAILSNIDDKPENIYLMYKQREEIEQSFDAMKNELENDKSYLSNDDSIRGYFFISFVSLYIYYSIFVLIRAAGLTDKLSVKDALLKYSRVYRIVHNSKEIISEVPASSERIDEQLGTNIFPKKLGS, encoded by the coding sequence ATGGAAGAATGGGTAAAGGATGTACTGCAAGAAGAAAAAAGGAAAAGGAAGATTCCACTTGAGGTGAAGAGGCTAAACGGCAATTATTATTTATACCATTCAACAACTAAATATGATAAGGAAAAGCATGGTGCAAGGAAAGTATCTGATTACATTGGAAGAATTACAGAGAATGGCATAGTAAGCAATGACAATTCCAGGTCTGTGTATGAATATGGAAATTCAGAATTAATATACTCTGTATCAAAGGATATAATAAAACTATTGAAGAAATACTTCCCGGATACATGGGAATCAATATATGCAATGTCAGTGGTAAGGCTAATAAGCTATACACCGATGAAAAGCATTAAGGAAAGATGGGATAAACTGTACATGTCCAGATATATCAATGCGCATGTATCGCCCAATACATTGACAGACCTTCTTATTGAAACAGGTTCAGATATCAGCAGCCAGTATGATCTATTCAATGATTTAATGCACGATTCCATGAAGCTTGCATTTGATCTATCATCAATATTCTCAAGGTCAGAGAATATAAATATGGCAGAGAAGGGGCATAACCATGAGCATGAGTATATACCACAGATAAATATTGCAATGGTATTTGACTTAGATTACTATAAGCCTGTTTTCCTTAAATCATTGGATGGTTCTGTAAGGGATATAAAATCTTTAAGGAAGGTACTGGAAGAGATTAATTTTAATGGAGTATTAGTAATGGACAGGGGGTTTGCATCATATTCCTTAGCGGATGAAATAAATAATAAATTCATAATGCCATTGAGGAGGAATAATAAGATTATTGATTATAATGCTATATTCAAGTCAAGCTTCATGTACAGGGACAGGGGAATACTTTGTACATCATATAAATATGGAAAATATTATGTATACATATTTCAGGACCAGCTGTTGATGTCAGAGGAGGCAAATACATTCATATCATTGATAGCTGACAATAAGAAGAGCCAGGATGATTATAATAGTGCATCTAAAGTATTCGGCAAGATTGCAATATTGTCAAATATAGATGACAAACCTGAAAATATATACCTAATGTATAAGCAGAGGGAAGAGATAGAACAGTCATTTGATGCTATGAAGAATGAATTGGAAAATGACAAGTCATACTTGAGCAATGATGATTCCATAAGGGGATATTTCTTTATTTCATTTGTATCATTATACATATATTACTCAATATTTGTGTTAATAAGGGCCGCAGGATTGACTGATAAATTATCTGTAAAGGATGCATTATTAAAATATTCAAGGGTTTACAGGATTGTACACAACAGTAAGGAAATTATTTCAGAGGTTCCTGCATCATCCGAAAGGATAGATGAACAATTAGGTACAAATATATTCCCTAAAAAGTTGGGGAGTTAA
- a CDS encoding 5-(carboxyamino)imidazole ribonucleotide synthase gives MKVGIIGSGQLGYMMINTMRRYPIEFYVIDDNKGPSAFIADKFFDVSQYKEFVDSCDYVTYEFEHIDKNILEYADSKGKLRPSIKAVELKQDRSLEKKYLKDHGFPIADYEYAETYRDAFNKAKNFGKAVIKSCKGGYDGKNQYFIDNSSRFEEHPDIPYVVEKFIDYEYEASIIAVRDANGKFYHFEPSFNYNQNGILIYNISPIGNTIEMIDIAKKLMDSLEYIGVMGIEYYVVDGKVIINEYAPRVHNTGHHTLTGSSISQFEEHILAVAGMNIVRPDLFVPSGIVNIIGTDIKEKIGPVLNLGNTNIYWYHKNEVRGKRKMGHVNVYGESYNAVEQKIREIIEILYGDRLEDFIQ, from the coding sequence ATGAAAGTTGGAATTATTGGTTCCGGGCAACTCGGATATATGATGATAAACACTATGAGAAGATACCCCATAGAATTTTATGTGATAGATGATAATAAAGGCCCATCCGCTTTTATTGCCGATAAATTCTTTGATGTTTCACAGTATAAAGAATTTGTTGATTCCTGTGATTATGTAACCTACGAATTCGAACATATCGATAAAAATATACTGGAATATGCAGATAGCAAAGGAAAATTAAGGCCTTCTATTAAGGCGGTTGAGCTTAAACAGGACAGGTCACTTGAAAAGAAATACCTGAAAGATCATGGATTTCCCATAGCAGATTACGAATATGCAGAAACTTACAGGGATGCGTTTAATAAGGCAAAAAATTTTGGCAAAGCGGTAATAAAAAGCTGCAAGGGTGGCTATGATGGGAAAAATCAGTATTTTATTGATAACAGTTCCAGATTTGAAGAACATCCTGATATTCCGTACGTGGTGGAAAAATTTATTGATTATGAATATGAAGCTTCTATTATAGCGGTCCGGGATGCAAATGGCAAATTTTACCATTTTGAACCATCATTTAATTACAACCAGAATGGAATACTAATTTACAATATCTCCCCCATAGGCAACACCATTGAGATGATCGATATTGCGAAAAAACTTATGGATTCCCTGGAATATATAGGTGTCATGGGAATAGAATATTACGTGGTGGATGGAAAAGTTATAATCAATGAGTACGCACCACGGGTTCATAACACAGGCCACCATACTTTAACCGGCAGTTCTATTTCCCAGTTTGAAGAACATATACTGGCTGTTGCTGGAATGAATATAGTCCGGCCTGATCTGTTTGTGCCCTCCGGAATTGTAAACATTATAGGAACTGATATTAAAGAAAAGATAGGGCCGGTATTAAACCTCGGGAATACAAATATTTACTGGTACCATAAAAATGAGGTGCGGGGAAAGAGAAAAATGGGACATGTAAATGTATATGGCGAATCATACAATGCCGTTGAACAAAAAATAAGAGAAATAATAGAAATACTGTACGGAGATAGACTTGAAGATTTTATTCAATAA
- a CDS encoding HEPN domain-containing protein, giving the protein MPSRSMDWLKQAKRDLEEAEGSLNNEKYEWACFASQQSAEKAVIALYHSINKEIWNQSVSRMLSQLTEFNIDNNIIARAMELDRVYIGSRYPDYYSEGSPFEYYSIEDAKRCLNYAKEIFEFCSKNIRD; this is encoded by the coding sequence ATGCCGTCAAGATCGATGGATTGGCTAAAACAGGCTAAAAGGGATCTCGAAGAGGCTGAAGGCTCATTAAATAATGAAAAATACGAATGGGCTTGCTTTGCATCCCAGCAATCTGCTGAGAAAGCAGTGATAGCCTTGTACCATTCAATAAATAAGGAAATATGGAACCAGTCCGTATCAAGGATGTTATCGCAACTAACGGAATTCAATATTGATAATAATATAATTGCCAGAGCAATGGAGCTCGATAGAGTGTATATAGGTTCAAGATACCCCGATTATTACAGTGAAGGCTCGCCATTTGAGTACTATTCAATAGAAGACGCAAAGAGGTGTTTAAATTATGCAAAGGAAATATTTGAATTCTGCAGCAAAAACATTCGAGATTAA